The genome window TTCCTGCGCAACTCGGTGCGCGAGCTGGGCCAGACCGTGGTCATGGTGACCCACGACCCGGTCGCCGCCTCCTACGCCGACCGCGTCGTCTTCCTGGCCGACGGGCGGATCGTGGACGAGCTGGTCGCGCCCACCGCCGACGCGGTGCTGGACCGGATGCGCCGCTTCGACGCGAAGGGCCGGACCAGCTGATGTTCCGCACCGCCCTTCGCAACGTGCTGGCCCACAAGGGCCGGCTGCTGATGACCGTGCTCGCCGTGCTACTCGGCACCGCCTTCGTGGCCGGCACCATGGTCTTCTCCGACACCTTCGGCTCCGCACTGAAGAACAGCTACTCCAAGGGCTACGACCACCTCTCGGTCCGGGTCACCGACAACCGCAGCGCGCTGGCCGGGATCACCGACGAGGACCCGGACCCGACCGCCCAGCACCTGACCGCGGGCACCGTCGCCCAACTCGGCGCGCTGCCCGGGGTGAGCCAGGCCCGCGGCGTGGTCAGCGGGTTCACCGCGATCGCCGACAAGACCGGCAAGAGCATCGGCCAGGGCGGCGGTTCGGCGGGCGGCAACTTCGCCCCCGGCCCGGACGGCAAGGACGCCCGCTACCAGCTGACCCAGGGTCACGGCCCGCAGAACGCCGGCGAGATAGCCCTGGACCAGGGCAGCGCCGACAAGGCCGGCTACCACCTCGGTGACACCGTCCGGTTCGCGGTCAACGGCCCGGCCCAGGACGCCAAGCTGGCCGGGATCTTCAGCACCGACGACCCGGGGGTCAACTCCGGCAACCCGCTGGTGCTCTTCGACACCGCGACCGCGCAGCGCCTGCTCGCCGCGCCGGGCCAGTTCAACTCGATCGAGGTGGTCGGCGCGCCCGGCAGCAGCCAGCAGCAGCTGCAGGACGAGGTGCTGACGGTGATCCCGCACTCCGGGAACATCACCGCCCAGACCGCCAACCAGCTGCAGGACGACCAGCGCAAGATGATCGAGGACGGCACCAGCACCATGCGCACCATGCTGCTGGCCTTCGCCGGGATCTCGCTCTTCGTCGGCATCTTCATCATCGCCAACACCTTCACCATGCTGATCGCCCAGCGCACCCGGGAGCTCGCGCTGCTCCGGGCGATCGGCGCCGGCCGCGGCCAGGTGACCCGCTCGGTGCTGATCGAGGCGCTGGCGATCGGCCTGGTGGCCTCGGTGGCCGGGCTGCTGGCCGGCATCGGGATCGGCGCCGGACTGCAGTCCCTGGTGGGCTCGCTGGGCAACGGCTCCAACCCGACCGGACCGCTGATCGTCTCCCCGCTCACCGTGCTGGTCTCGCTGGCCACCGGTGTGCTGGTGACCGTGCTGTCGGCGCTGCTGCCGGCCGTGCGGGCCGCCCGGATCGCCCCGGTGGCCGCGATGAGCAGCTCGGACCAGCCCGCCAGTCAGAAGAGCCTGGTGGTGCGCAACTCCATCGGCGGGGTGCTCGCCGCAGCCGGCTTCGGCCTGATCCTGCTCGGCTCCAGCCAGGGCGGCAGCGGCAAGTGGACGGTGGCCGGCGGTGCGGTGCTCGCGCTGCTCGGGGTCTTCGTGCTCACCCCGCTGCTCTCCCGCCCGCTGATCGCGCTGCTCGGCCCGGTGCTCGGCAAGCTGTTCGGCGTCGCCGGCAAGCTGGCCCGGCAGAACGCGGTGCGCAACCCGCGCCGCACCGCCGCCACCGCCTCGGCGCTGACCATCGGTCTGACCCTGGTCACCGCGCTCACCGTGCTCGGCACCTCGGTCAACGCGGCGCTGGACAAGGCCGTGGGCAGTTCGATGAAGGCCGACTACTCGGTGGGCCTGTCCAACGGGCTGAGCGTCTCCCCCGACCTCGCCGCCCGGATCGCGCACGCCCCCGGCGTGGCCGCCGCCACCCCGGTGACCTCCAGCTACTTCAAGATCGGTGGCGACAAGCAGACCGTCTCCGGGCTGGACCCGGCCGCCGCCTCCCAGGTGCTCGACTTCCCGGTCACCAGCGGCTCCGCCGCCGCGCTCGGCCAGGGGCAGCTGCTGGTCTCCAGCGAGCTGGCCAAGTCCGACGGACTGACCGTCGGCAGCACCGTGCCGGCCGCCTTCCCGAACGGCACGACGGCGAACCTGACCGTCGGCGGCGTCTTCGACAGCGTCCCCCGGCTGCACTCGATGGTGCTGGACAACGCGGTGCTGACGGCCCACCAGGTGCCCAGCAACACCGACAGCGTGCTGGTCAAGGGCGCCGGCGGGGAGAGCTCGACGCTGCGTCAGGCGCTGGTGGACGCGGCCGGCGACAACCCGCTGATCAAGGTGCAGACCAAGCAGGACCTGAAGAACGAGGTCAGCTCGTTCATCTCGATCGCGCTGAACATGCTCTACGGGCTGCTGGCCATGTCGGTGCTGGTCGCCGTGCTCGGCGTGATCAACACGATGGCGATGTCGGTCTTCGAGCGCAAGCGCGAGATCGGCATGCTGCGGGCGATCGGCCTGGACCGGCGGGGCATCCGCCGGATGGTCCGGCTGGAGTCCGTGGTGATCTCGGTGTTCGGCGCGGTGCTGGGCCTGGGCCTCGGCTGCTTCCTGGCCTGGGCGGTGAACGGCACGCTCAAGGACGGGCTGGCCGGGCTGACCACGGTGCTGCCCTGGGGCCGGCTGGCGATCTTCCTGGCGCTCGCCGGGCTGGTCGGCCTGGTGGCCGCGTACTGGCCGTCCCGGCGGGCCGCGAAGCTGGACATCCTGGACAGCATCAAGGCCGGCTGACGGACCGTCCGACGAAATGCCGCGGGGCGCCTCCTGAGAGGCGCCCCGCGGCGGTGCGAACGGAAGGGCCCCGGTCCGGTGGTGGTGACCACCGGGCCGGGGCCCGTTCTCGTCGCTCTGGTTCGTACTCCGCCCGGTCACGAAACCGGCTGAGCACCACGGAGGTCGTGGTCCGGCGACGCTGCCGGGC of Kitasatospora viridis contains these proteins:
- a CDS encoding ABC transporter permease, whose product is MFRTALRNVLAHKGRLLMTVLAVLLGTAFVAGTMVFSDTFGSALKNSYSKGYDHLSVRVTDNRSALAGITDEDPDPTAQHLTAGTVAQLGALPGVSQARGVVSGFTAIADKTGKSIGQGGGSAGGNFAPGPDGKDARYQLTQGHGPQNAGEIALDQGSADKAGYHLGDTVRFAVNGPAQDAKLAGIFSTDDPGVNSGNPLVLFDTATAQRLLAAPGQFNSIEVVGAPGSSQQQLQDEVLTVIPHSGNITAQTANQLQDDQRKMIEDGTSTMRTMLLAFAGISLFVGIFIIANTFTMLIAQRTRELALLRAIGAGRGQVTRSVLIEALAIGLVASVAGLLAGIGIGAGLQSLVGSLGNGSNPTGPLIVSPLTVLVSLATGVLVTVLSALLPAVRAARIAPVAAMSSSDQPASQKSLVVRNSIGGVLAAAGFGLILLGSSQGGSGKWTVAGGAVLALLGVFVLTPLLSRPLIALLGPVLGKLFGVAGKLARQNAVRNPRRTAATASALTIGLTLVTALTVLGTSVNAALDKAVGSSMKADYSVGLSNGLSVSPDLAARIAHAPGVAAATPVTSSYFKIGGDKQTVSGLDPAAASQVLDFPVTSGSAAALGQGQLLVSSELAKSDGLTVGSTVPAAFPNGTTANLTVGGVFDSVPRLHSMVLDNAVLTAHQVPSNTDSVLVKGAGGESSTLRQALVDAAGDNPLIKVQTKQDLKNEVSSFISIALNMLYGLLAMSVLVAVLGVINTMAMSVFERKREIGMLRAIGLDRRGIRRMVRLESVVISVFGAVLGLGLGCFLAWAVNGTLKDGLAGLTTVLPWGRLAIFLALAGLVGLVAAYWPSRRAAKLDILDSIKAG